In Acidobacteriota bacterium, the genomic stretch TTCGAACCCTGACGTGCAGAAAATATGAAACGACCTGGGCATCTTGAAGGCTGGGAAATATCCGGACGGTTTCATCATCTGGGCGAGGTTCTTCCAATCGTTCAATCACAAACCCGGTTTCAATCAGCAGGTTTATCCATTCCGACAATGTATGGGTGAATGTGGGGATTTTAAATTTCGGAAGCCCTGCTTTCACCGAAAGCGGCGCGGCACTGAAAATCCACTCGTCAATTTCGCCATTCAGGGGATGAAAATACTTCCCGACCTCAATGGCATAGGTAATGCCGTCTTCTCCGCGTAAATTTTTCCGGTGGCGCGTGGTAAAGCACGGATGCGAGATGGAAAATTGAAGGAACCCGCCTGGTTTCAAAATTCGATAGGCTTCTGACAGTACCGTTGCAATTTCGGGAATATCCATAAAGCTCATAAACCCGGTGGCAAAATCAAAAGAATGATCAGCAAAGGGCAACTCAACCGCACTGGCGACTTGATAGGTAATGCCGGCGGGTGACTCAGCTTCGGTTTGCCGGGCATGGCCGATAAAGACCTCGGAAATATCAATGGC encodes the following:
- a CDS encoding methyltransferase domain-containing protein, with the translated sequence MNHTEVGHYWNENAETWTRLARAGYDVYRDHFNTPAFFKMLPDVTGLTGLDIGCGEGTNTRRLAQRGAQLTAIDISEVFIGHARQTEAESPAGITYQVASAVELPFADHSFDFATGFMSFMDIPEIATVLSEAYRILKPGGFLQFSISHPCFTTRHRKNLRGEDGITYAIEVGKYFHPLNGEIDEWIFSAAPLSVKAGLPKFKIPTFTHTLSEWINLLIETGFVIERLEEPRPDDETVRIFPSLQDAQVVSYFLHVRVRKPFPGDKVTG